One segment of Macrotis lagotis isolate mMagLag1 chromosome 1, bilby.v1.9.chrom.fasta, whole genome shotgun sequence DNA contains the following:
- the SBK3 gene encoding putative serine/threonine-protein kinase SBK3: METREQEPLKDGDLEEDPALALQRLVDLTASMVTPIRTLRSRYRLVQELGAGTYGRVLLARPRRGGPPVALKLLPRASASWTTFLREFCVGRCVSSHPGLLRTLAPPLQSPCHYAFAQEYAPCGDLSGMLEDRGLPELQLKRVGVQLARALDFLHSRGLVHADVKPDNVLVFDKACHRVALGDFGLTRPEGCPAPAPPGPLPSAPPELCLLQPPDTLVLRPELDSWGLGVLLFCAATAGFPWSVALAPDPGFETFAVWMTARPQPALPPHPWDQFSVAAQTLLRGLLALEPETRSQPTAVLDWAGEAWMVGGAEASEEVEEEEEEEEEEGTGGGGKEDSTGGEEEASLDEGSEEEEGAPLGTGP; encoded by the exons ATGGAGACCAGGGAGCAAGAGCCCCTCAAAGATGGGGACCTGGAG GAGGACCCAGCCTTGGCCCTTCAGCGCCTCGTTGACCTCACGGCCAGTATGGTGACTCCCATTCGGACCCTGAGATCCCGCTACCGACTGGTCCAGGAGTTGGGTGCGGGCACCTATGGCCGTGTCCTCCTGGCTCGGCCCCGGCGAGGGG GTCCCCCCGTTGCCCTGAAGCTTCTCCCTCGGGCCTCTGCATCCTGGACTACTTTTCTTCGGGAGTTCTGCGTGGGTCGCTGCGTCTCCTCACACCCCGGCCTGCTCCGCACCCTGGCTCCACCCCTGCAGAGCCCCTGCCACTATGCCTTTGCCCAGGAGTACGCACCCTGTGGAGATCTCAGTGGGATGTTGGAGGACAGG GGCCTCCCAGAGCTCCAGTTGAAGCGAGTGGGGGTCCAGCTGGCCAGGGCCCTGGACTTCCTGCACTCCCGAGGCCTGGTCCATGCCGACGTCAAACCTGACAATGTCCTCGTCTTTGACAAAGCCTGCCACCGGGTGGCCCTGGGGGACTTTGGGCTGACCCGGCCAGAGGGCTGCCCGGCCCCAGCCCCTCCTGGCCCCCTGCCCTCCGCCCCTCCTGAGCTCTGCCTGCTCCAGCCTCCTGATACCCTGGTCCTCCGGCCAGAGCTAGACTCCTGGGGCCTGGGGGTCCTCCTCTTCTGTGCTGCTACTGCTGGCTTTCCCTGGTCTGTGGCCTTGGCTCCAGACCCTGGGTTTGAGACATTTGCTGTTTGGATGACAGCTCGTCCCCAGCCAGCCCTGCCACCCCACCCCTGGGACCAGTTCTCTGTGGCTGCCCAGACCCTCCTCCGGGGGCTGCTCGCCCTGGAGCCGGAGACGAGGAGCCAGCCCACAGCTGTCCTGGACTGGGCTGGCGAGGCCTGGATGGTGGGGGGGGCTGAGGCCTcagaggaggtggaggaggaagaggaggaagaggaagaggaagg